The proteins below come from a single Zea mays cultivar B73 chromosome 8, Zm-B73-REFERENCE-NAM-5.0, whole genome shotgun sequence genomic window:
- the LOC100285091 gene encoding endoglucanase 1 precursor (The RefSeq protein has 1 substitution compared to this genomic sequence): MARLRCVFVVFVLLSSALRLPGDAIASRGHHGPAAHDYRDSLVKSILFFEGQRSGKLPPSQRVSWRRDSGLSDGHSAKVDLVGGYHDAGDNVKFGFPMAFSMTMLAWSVVEFGGLMKSELQHARDAVRWGADYLLKATAHPDTIYVQVGDATKDHACWERPEDMDTPRTVYKVDRGTPGSDVAAETAAALAAASLVFRKSDPAYASRLVARAKRVFEFADKHRGSYSTGLAADVCPYYCSYSGYQDELLWGAAWLHRATKSPSYLSYIQTNGQVLGADESDNTFGWDNKHAGARVLISKSFLVQRLGALHEYKGHADGFICSMVPGTATDQTQYTRGGLLFRLSDSNMQYVTSSSFLLLTYAKYLAFAKQTVRCGGVAVTPQRLRAIARRQVDYLLGSNPMGMSYMVGYGAKYPRRIHHRASSLPSVAAHPARIGCSQGFTALYAGGANPNLLVGAVVGGPDMQDRFPDERNDHEHSEPATYINAPLVGALAYLAHSYGQL, from the exons ATGGCTCGTCTCCGCTGCGTCTTCGTCGTCTTCGTCCTGCTCTCGTCTGCCCTCCGCCTTCCAGGCGACGCCATTGCCTCCCGGGGGCACCATGGCCCCGCCGCACACGACTACAGGGACGCGCTCGTCAAGTCCATCCTCTTCTTCGAGGGCCAGCGGTCGGGCAAGCTGCCGCCGTCGCAGCGCGTGTCCTGGCGCAGGGACTCGGGACTCTCCGACGGTCACTCCGCCAAG GTGGACCTGGTGGGCGGGTACCACGACGCTGGTGACAACGTCAAGTTCGGGTTCCCGATGGCGTTCAGCATGACGATGCTGGCGTGGAGCGTGGTGGAGTTTGGCGGCCTCATGAAGTCGGAGCTGCAGCACGCCAGGGACGCCGTCCGCTGGGGCGCCGACTACCTGCTCAAGGCCACGGCGCACCCGGACACCATCTACGTCCAG GTCGGTGACGCGACCAAGGACCACGCGTGCTGGGAGCGGCCGGAGGACATGGACACCCCCAGGACGGTGTACAAGGTGGACCGTGGCACCCCGGGATCCGACGTCGCCGCCGAGACTGCCGCGGCTCTCGCCGCCGCCTCCCTCGTCTTCCGCAAGTCCGACCCGGCCTACGCCAGCCGCCTTGTCGCCAGGGCCAAGAGGGTGTTCGAGTTCGCGGACAAGCACCGCGGCTCCTACAGCACCGGGCTGGCGGCGGACGTGTGCCCGTACTACTGCTCCTACTCCGGGTACCAGGACGAGCTGCTGTGGGGCGCGGCGTGGCTCCACCGCGCCACCAAGAGCCCCTCTTACCTGAGCTACATCCAGACGAACGGGCAGGTGCTGGGCGCGGACGAGTCGGACAACACGTTCGGGTGGGACAACAAGCACGCGGGCGCGCGGGTGCTCATCTCCAAGTCGTTCCTGGTGCAGCGCCTGGGCGCGCTCCACGAGTACAAGGGCCACGCCGACGGCTTCATTTGCTCCATGGTGCCCGGCACGGCCACGGACCAGACGCAGTACACCCGGGGCGGGCTGCTGTTCAGGCTTAGCGACAGCAACATGCAGTACGTGACGTCGAGCTCTTTCCTCCTGCTCACCTACGCCAAGTACCTGGCGTTCGCCAAGCAGACGGTGCGCTGCGGCGGCGTGGCGGTCACGCCGCAGCGGCTGCGCGCCATCGCGCGCAGGCAGGTGGACTACCTGCTGGGGAGCAACCCGATGGGGATGTCCTACATGGTGGGCTACGGCGCCAAGTACCCGCGCCGCATCCACCACCGCGCTTCGTCGCTGCCGTCCGTGGCGGCGCACCCGGCTAGGATCGGTTGCTCGCAGGGGTTCACCGCGCTGTACGCGGGTGGGGCCAATCCCAACCTGCTCGTCGGTGCCGTCGTCGGGGGACCCGACATGCAGGACAGGTTCCCCGACGAGCGGAACGACCACGAGCACTCGGAGCCGGCCACCTACATCAACGCGCCGCTCGTCGGCGCGCTCGCCTACCTCGCGCACTCCTACGGCCAGCTCTAA